A genome region from Micromonospora peucetia includes the following:
- a CDS encoding DUF2267 domain-containing protein has protein sequence MNYDTFVDQVARRTSTSSERAVALTRATLETLAERLTGGEVLDLAAQLPKPLQLVLKPSPSTESAERFGAAEFVARVALRAGVAEPAARDATRAVFVTLREAISGGEFDDVVVQLPRDYRDMVEPAMAPGATLRRS, from the coding sequence ATGAACTACGACACCTTCGTCGACCAGGTCGCCCGGCGTACCAGCACCTCCTCCGAGCGGGCGGTGGCGCTGACCCGGGCGACGCTGGAGACCCTCGCCGAGCGGCTGACCGGCGGCGAGGTGCTGGACCTCGCCGCCCAACTGCCCAAGCCGTTGCAGCTCGTACTGAAGCCGAGCCCGAGCACCGAGTCGGCGGAGCGGTTCGGGGCGGCCGAGTTCGTCGCCCGTGTCGCGTTGCGGGCCGGGGTGGCGGAGCCTGCCGCCCGCGACGCGACACGGGCGGTGTTCGTCACCCTGCGCGAGGCGATCAGCGGCGGCGAGTTCGACGACGTGGTGGTCCAGCTCCCACGCGACTACCGGGACATGGTCGAGCCCGCGATGGCGCCGGGCGCCACCCTGCGTCGCTCCTGA